In Candidatus Methylacidiphilales bacterium, the following are encoded in one genomic region:
- a CDS encoding putative manganese-dependent inorganic diphosphatase produces MPTYVIGHKNPDTDAICSAIGYADLLRRTGMPGVEAARCGEINARTAFALEQAGVHAPRLVMDVRPTAGQIARREVISAGVDESFGEAFDRMRGPGLRTLPVLDAEGHVLGMLSLQKMVDLLLPNSSKAPTDARVVDTSLRRIAKALGGRFQNEVGLDDEIPFILVVGAQRAAAFGERLGEFPLERTILVTGNRPTIQKPAIDFGVRALIVTSGYEIEPNILAHAKAKGVAVLISPHDTATTTILIKCSKRVTHALQKDFVRFAPGDPIEKIRALAATTAVTLFPVVDESDQLVGVFSKSDLVNPPLTKLILVDHNEFGQAVNGVEQAEILEVLDHHRLGGNLVTREPIRFINEPLGSTSSLVAKQFRQRGLTPGPDIALCLATGVISDTLYLTSPTTTQEDRELLAWLGEVAGRDLKAYAERFFAEGSVLQVKTAAEVVRGDCKDFSEGGWKFAVAQVEELGLERFWARKAELQQALEALVGERKLDFACLFITDISQHVSVMLAAGEPRVIEAIDYPKLEGGVFELQGVVSRKKQLLPHLIGLLQGMTR; encoded by the coding sequence ATCGGACACAAGAACCCCGACACCGACGCCATCTGTTCGGCGATCGGTTACGCCGACCTGCTCCGCCGCACCGGGATGCCGGGCGTGGAGGCCGCCCGCTGTGGGGAGATCAACGCCCGGACCGCCTTTGCCCTCGAGCAGGCCGGGGTTCACGCACCGAGGCTGGTCATGGATGTCCGCCCGACCGCCGGTCAGATTGCCCGGCGCGAAGTCATCAGTGCGGGGGTGGATGAATCCTTTGGTGAAGCCTTCGACCGCATGCGGGGCCCCGGGCTCCGCACGCTGCCCGTGCTCGATGCGGAGGGACACGTGCTTGGGATGCTTTCCCTCCAGAAGATGGTCGACCTCCTCCTGCCCAACAGTTCCAAGGCCCCGACCGATGCCCGGGTGGTCGATACCAGCCTGCGACGCATCGCCAAGGCTCTGGGGGGCCGGTTCCAGAACGAGGTGGGTCTCGATGACGAGATCCCCTTCATCCTGGTGGTGGGGGCCCAGCGGGCCGCGGCCTTCGGGGAACGCCTCGGCGAATTCCCCCTCGAGCGCACCATCCTCGTGACCGGGAACCGCCCCACCATCCAGAAGCCGGCGATCGACTTCGGCGTTCGGGCCTTGATCGTCACCAGTGGGTATGAGATTGAGCCGAACATTCTCGCGCATGCCAAAGCCAAGGGAGTGGCCGTGCTGATTTCCCCTCACGACACCGCGACAACAACGATCCTGATCAAATGTTCCAAGCGGGTCACGCATGCGTTGCAGAAGGATTTTGTGCGTTTCGCTCCGGGGGACCCGATCGAGAAGATCCGGGCGCTGGCCGCCACCACCGCGGTGACCCTCTTCCCCGTGGTTGATGAATCCGACCAACTGGTGGGTGTCTTTTCCAAGTCCGATCTGGTCAATCCGCCGCTGACCAAGTTGATCCTGGTCGACCACAACGAATTCGGCCAGGCAGTCAACGGGGTGGAGCAGGCGGAAATTCTTGAGGTGTTGGACCACCACCGGCTGGGCGGAAACCTCGTCACGCGTGAGCCGATCCGCTTCATCAACGAGCCCCTCGGATCGACCTCGTCGCTGGTGGCCAAGCAGTTCCGCCAACGCGGGCTGACCCCCGGGCCTGACATCGCGCTCTGCCTCGCCACGGGGGTGATCTCCGACACGCTCTACCTGACCTCGCCCACCACGACCCAAGAGGACCGGGAATTGCTGGCCTGGCTGGGTGAGGTAGCGGGACGGGATCTCAAGGCCTATGCTGAGCGGTTTTTTGCCGAGGGTTCCGTCCTGCAGGTGAAGACGGCGGCCGAAGTGGTGCGCGGCGACTGCAAGGATTTCAGCGAGGGTGGATGGAAATTTGCCGTGGCCCAGGTGGAAGAACTGGGGCTGGAGCGTTTCTGGGCGCGGAAGGCCGAGCTGCAACAGGCCCTGGAGGCATTGGTGGGTGAAAGAAAACTCGATTTCGCCTGCCTGTTCATCACCGACATCAGCCAGCACGTGAGCGTGATGCTGGCCGCGGGCGAGCCCCGCGTCATCGAGGCGATCGACTATCCCAAGCTGGAGGGTGGCGTCTTCGAATTGCAGGGCGTGGTGTCGCGCAAGAAACAGCTCCTGCCGCACCTGATCGGGTTGTTGCAGGGAATGACGCGATAG